CACCGAAGATCGTCTGAGCGCCGTGGTCATTCTTCCGAAAGGTTTGACTGAGGATTATCTGAGCGGCCAGCAACCGGTGAAACTCGAACTCATCAAGAATCCGGCGCAATCGTTTTATCCCGCCATCGTCGAAGAATTTCTTGCCACGGTCGTGACGGCTCTAAACGCGGTCTCTCGCAATTTCCAGGCCGAGTTTCCCGAATGGCGCACCGCGCTGGAACGTCCCGGCGGACCGGATTTCCGCACCGTCAGCGATCTGGTTTCCCGCGCGGGCGACAAGATTCAGGCGGCGAGAGCCTACTTGTTCCCGCCCTTGATTGGATATGTGCCGGAGAAGCGCGCCGAGGAGAGCGCGCGCGGGCCAGCCTGGAACTTATTCGCGTATTTGCTGCCGGGCATGGCCGCGATGTTTCTGCTGTTTCTGGCGGACAACGCGGTGCGCGACCTTTACCGGGAGTTGCGGTTCCGGACCTTCGAGCGTTTTCGAACCTTGCACTCCCGCCTGTTCATTCGTTGCCTCGAAAGTCCTCCTGGCCGTGGCGATTTTGCTCATCAGCGCGGCGATTCTGTTTGCCGGCGGGGCGCTGATTTTTCAAATCCGGTGGGAGCACCCTTTGAAGATCGTGTTAGCCGTCCTGGCTTATGCTGCGTTCGGCGCCGGCTTGATGGCCCTGGTCGCAGCCTTCGCCGGCAGCGAGCGCACGGCTGACTTTCTCAATGCCGTATTCACGATGATGCTGAGCCTGGCGGGCGGCTGCATGTTCCCGTCAGAGCAACTCCCGGCGTTTCTCCGCGACCAGATCACGCCGCTCATGCCCACGAACTGGTTTGTCGAGGCCGTGCGCGCGTTGCAGTTCGGTCCTGGGGATTCTGTTTGGATGAACGCGTGCTTGAAACTTGGAATGCTTGGGTTGGCCTTGATCGCCGTTGCCGCCTGGCGTTTCCAGCGACGGCTTGAACGAGTGCTGTGACACGGAATTATCGTCACCTCCGCGGCAAGGATTTTTTCGCGTGGACGAGGCGCGAGCGACGAGCATACCCGCCAGCAGTCCGTAAGGAGCGAGCAACGAAGTCCACGCGAAAAAGGACTGCCGCCCTAAGGGTTGCGTCGCGTTTGGCCTGGGGCGTCGTTGCTCCTCAGTCACAGAGCGCTGGCGGCCATGCTCCTTCGTCGCGCCTGGCCCCAGGCCAAATGCGGCGCAACGGATGTAACGATAATTCCGTGTCACAGCACTAGGGGAACGCGGATGAAGCAAGCGCTGACTATCGGCCACAACGACCTTCGATTGTTCTTCCGGCATCGGGCGTCCTGGGTATGGCTTCTCGTCATGCCGATCGCCTTCACCTATTTCATGGGCTTCGCCGTGCGCGGTCCGGGCGGACCGAACAGCCCGCGTCCGGCGATTTTCATCGAGAACCGGGATGAAGGGTTCCTGAGCCGGAGTTTCCTGGAGGCGCTGGGTCAGCAAGGTTTGAGGGTCGTGGCTTCGACCAATCGCGACGACGCCAAACGCGGCATTCGCATTCCGGCTGATTTCACCCAGCGCGTGCTCAACAAGCAACGGGTCAACGTTGAGTTCATCACAGTCGAGGGCGGCGGGAACGAGGCTGCGGCGCTCGTCGAACTCCGGGTTTTGCGCGCGCTCGTGGCCATCAACGCCTACCTGGTCGAACACGCCGTATCGACTGCCGGGAAAGCGCCGACGGAGGAAGGCTTGCGCGCTTTGAACGCCCGCGAGAATCCGGTGCGGCTCGAATCCCGGTTCGCCGGGCGCAAGCCCATGCCCGTCGGCTTCAATCTGTCTTTGCCGGGAAACGTGGTCATGTACGTCCTTATGAATCTGATGATCTTTGGCGGCACGACCGTGGCCACGGAACGGCGCTATGGCGTTTTGCCACGGTTGATGGTTCATCCCGTGAACCGCGGAACGCTGATCGTGGGCAAAGTTTATGGCTTGATTCTGCTGGGGTGGGTTCAAATCGCGGTCATGTTGCTAGTCGGTCAATTCGTTCTTCAGGTGAATTTGGGAGAGCATCTGCTGGTGTTGCTGTTGACGTTGCTGATTTTTGCCTGG
The sequence above is drawn from the Verrucomicrobiota bacterium genome and encodes:
- a CDS encoding ABC transporter permease, whose amino-acid sequence is MCRRSAPRRARAGQPGTYSRICCRAWPRCFCCFWRTTRCATFTGSCGSGPSSVFEPCTPACSFVASKVLLAVAILLISAAILFAGGALIFQIRWEHPLKIVLAVLAYAAFGAGLMALVAAFAGSERTADFLNAVFTMMLSLAGGCMFPSEQLPAFLRDQITPLMPTNWFVEAVRALQFGPGDSVWMNACLKLGMLGLALIAVAAWRFQRRLERVL
- a CDS encoding ABC transporter permease, which gives rise to MLLRRAWPQAKCGATDVTIIPCHSTRGTRMKQALTIGHNDLRLFFRHRASWVWLLVMPIAFTYFMGFAVRGPGGPNSPRPAIFIENRDEGFLSRSFLEALGQQGLRVVASTNRDDAKRGIRIPADFTQRVLNKQRVNVEFITVEGGGNEAAALVELRVLRALVAINAYLVEHAVSTAGKAPTEEGLRALNARENPVRLESRFAGRKPMPVGFNLSLPGNVVMYVLMNLMIFGGTTVATERRYGVLPRLMVHPVNRGTLIVGKVYGLILLGWVQIAVMLLVGQFVLQVNLGEHLLVLLLTLLIFAWVAASLGVLVGSVVTAEEKVVGVCLLVSLPMAALGGCWWPLEIVPDFIKVLAHLVPTGWAMDALHQLITFGGGFAGAKGAMGVLLLFRFAANIAAAKCFRW